The bacterium DNA segment AATTCTATCAATGTAAACCCTTTTCTTTTATTAATTTTTTCTCTCATTTGTCCCTCCTTTTTTTAAATATTTTTCAAAACTTTTACTTTTTTTCAAAATCTTTCTTCAATTTATTTCCTTTTATATCACCTCCTCTAAATAAAAAAGCCCGCCACTTTTTTTGGCGGGCTGCACCCGTTTTCCTTTGCCATTTCTTTCCGCCCTCGCAGAAAGAAATATCGCCATATCCGGGGCAGGTCTTCTGACTCGGGCTTCATCCTACTCGGCAGCCTTCCCATCCAAATTTATAGACAGTGGCTTTTTCGCCTTTCGTCTGCCCTCACAGCTCCGGGGGAGTGGCTGATCATCCCCCAATTATTTTGGCGGACTACAGCACTTCCCTATTAAGCCATAAAGGCACCCCGAATTTTCAATTTTAAAATACACCTAAAAAATAAATTTGTCAAGTCCTTGTTATGTTTGAAATTATTAAAAAAAGAGAGCCCCCGGGTAGGGAGCTCTCCGAAAGGGGGTGAGGGGGGATGTGGGTTTGTAGGCCGCGCAGGACTCGAACCTGCTGCCCCCGCCTTAAAAGGGCGGTGCTCTGCCGGGTGAGCTAGCGGCCCAGCCGGTTAAAAAAATTAAAGAAAATGATTATACTTTTATTTTAACTTTATGTCAATTTATTTTATAAAACCCCTTTTCTTCTAAATGATTTAAAGTTACCTTAAATACACTACACAAATTTTTTTATATAAAATTTTACCGCATATTTTATTTTATGTAAAATCTTCGAATTGCCTCATTAAAAAAATCTAGTTGAAATTATACCTTATCTCCTGGAAAATAAAAAGAAAAAAGGAAAAAAAGATGTAAGATAAAAAAAATTAAATTAAAAAATAAAGTTTACGAAATTTTGAAGTTATATACGAACTTTTTCCAGCAAAAGATAAAATTGGTAGAGAAAATAAAAACAGGTAGTAAAAAAAGGAAAAAATATGATAAGACAAAGGCACATTTTAAAATCTTCCAGTATAATTTCCCAAAATATTCTGAATATTTAAATTTTTTTGATTTAAAATATCCTTTAATTTCTCTGACAGGCATAATTCCCATTAAAGTATTTGTAAAAAAAACTTCATCACAATTTTTTAAAAAATCTGGTTTAAAAAATCCTTCCTTTATTTTAATTTTTTCCTTTTTACATATTTCAAAAACAATTTTTCTTGTTATCCCTTCAAGACATCCGCATTCAAGTGAAGGAGTGTAAATAATATCATTTTTAACAAAAAAAATATTTGCGATACTTCCTTCAGAAATATATCCAACGTTATCAAGAACTACTATATCATCACATTTTTCTTTCTCTGCCTCTATTTTTAATATCACATTTTCAAGAAAATTTATTGATTTTATTTTTGATAATACAGATTTTTCATTTCTTCTTATTTCTTTGCTTATAGTACATTTTATTCCCTCTTTATAAAATCTCTCCGGATATGGTCTAAATTTTTTTATAATTATTAAAAAATTAGAATCCTTTTTTTTCAGAGGAGAAAATATATCTGGTCTTTTACGCCACAGGTTCAATCTTATATAGTAAAAACCATCTTCCAGATTATCTGATAATATTTTTTTTATCCTTTTTTTATCAGGCATTCTCAAATTACATATAAATGCTCCTTTTTTCATTCTCTCCCAGTGCTGGTCAAATCTGAAAATTTTTTTATTTATAGAAATTAATGTCTCAAAAATCCCATCTCCATATAAAAATCCCCTTCTTAAGTCATTAAAATTTAAATCTTCATTCTCTATTCTTTTCCCATTAAATAACAAAATCTCTGATTTCATCTTCCTTTATCCCTATTGTTAAAAATAAATTTCTTGCCTTTACTATTGTTTCCTCATATTCTTTTTCAGGTATACTATCCCAGACAATTCCTCCTCCGCAGGGATAATAAATTTTATTATTTTTCAAAAGTAAAGTCCTTATAAGAATATTTAGTTGTAAATTTTCATTAAAACCAAAGTATCCGGAAGACCCTGTATAAAAACTTCTTTTTGTTGGTTCAAGTTCTTCTATAATTTCCATTGCTCTTTTTTTGGGAGCACCTGTAATAGAACCCCCAGGAAAAATCGCTTTTATAATTTTTTCAAGATTTACATCTTTTCTTAATTTACCTTCTATTGTTGAAGTTGTTTGATAAACTGTTTTATATTTTTCAAGATTTATAAGTTTTTTTACTTTAACACTTCCATATTCACAGATTTTTCCAAAATCATTTCTTTCAAGGTCTACTATCATAATAAGTTCTGCTCTATCCTTTTTACTTTCAAGTAAATCATTCTTAATTTTTTCATCTAATTTTTTATCATTCAATCTTCTTCTTGTTCCTTTCATCGGTTTTGTTACAATTTCTCTTCCCTGTTTTTTTAAAAATAATTCAGGGGAATTTGAAATCAAAATAAAATCATCAAAATTAAAATAAGCAGAATAAGGAGCAGGATTTATCTTTTTTAGTTTTAAAAATAAAGGATATGGTCTAAATTCTCCTTTTACTTCAAATCTATGTGAAAAATTTATCTGGTAAACATCTCCTTCCTTAATATAATTTTTTATTTTTTCAATTGAGGAAATATATCTTGAAAAACTCATATTTTGACTCAATTTTTCTATTTTGAACTCCGGATTTTCATTTCTTAAATTTTTTGCTTTTTCAATATTTTTTTTCAAGAATTTCTTTATCTGTACAAATTTCTTATTGAAATGCCTGTCTTTTTCCAAATTTGATGAAATTAAAATTGCCTTTTTTCTGTAATTGTCAAAAACCAAAATCATCTCATAAAAACATATAAAAATATCAGGCAAATTTAAATCATCTTCTGATATATCAGGCAAATCTTCTATCTGCCATCCAAGGTCATAAGATAAAAATCCAAAACCACCCGGTAGAAAAAAATACTCTGAACTTAATTTATAAGAATCAAAAATCTTCTGAAGTTCAGAAATTGGGTCATTTTTCAACCTTTTTATCTGATTATATCTTTTTATTTCAATATTTCTTTTTTTGCTTCTAAAAATTAAAAAGGGAGAAAAACCACAGATTGTATATTTTTCAATTTTATTCCAGTTAACTTCCATAAAAAAACTGAAAGGATATTCACAGATAAAAAGATAGAATTTTTCTGGATTTATGTAAGGAAAGTTTTCAACAAAAATTTTCATTTTCAATTCTTTTAATTTTATTCACTCTTTTCAGGTGTCTTCCTTTTGTAAATGGAGTTGATATGAATGTTTTTGCAATTTCAAATGCAAGTTCTTTCCCTATCAATCTTCCTCCAAGAGTTAATATATTTGCATTATTGTGCTGCCTTGCTAAAATTGCATCATATATTGAACAACATCTTGCTGCCCTTATACCTTTAAATTTATTAGCAACTATATCCATACCTATTCCTGTTCCACATATCAAAATTCCATATTCAATTTCTTTATTCAGGATAGATTTTGCAACCTTTTCAGCATAATCAGGATAATCAACAACTTTTTTTACTTCAGGTCCATAATCAACAACTTCACAACCTTCTTTTTTCAAATTCTCAATTAAATAATTTTTCAATTCAAAACCTGCATGGTCTGAAGCAATTCCAATTTTCATCTTTTTCCTTTTTGTTTTATTATAAACTTTTTTAAATGAATGTAAAATTTCTTTCTTCTGAAATTAATAAAAAAGTTTTTGACAGAAAATTGAAAAGAGATATTATTTTTTAAGGCAAAGAAGGAGGACTAAATGATACCGAGAGAAGAACATCCAAGACCGGATTTTAAAAGAAAAGAATGGATAAATTTAAATGGAAGTTGGGATTTTGAAATAGACCTATCAAATACAGGTATTGAGAAAAAATATTATCTACCTGAAAAAAAATTTAAAGAAAAAATAATTGTTCCTTTTCCTCCTGAAAGTAAACTTTCAGGAATTGAAAACAAGGACTTTATGGTATCTGTATGGTATAAAAGAAAAATTGCAATCCCTGAAAACTGGAGAAATAAAAGGATATTTTTAAATTTTGGTGCGGTTGATTTTCTTACAAATGTTTGGATAAATGGAGAAAAAATTGGAACCCATATAGGTGGGTATACTCCTTTTAGATTTGAAATAACAGAATTTTTAAAAAGTGAAAATATTCTTGTTGTCAATGCCTATGATGACAACAGAAATTTTTTACAACCCTGTGGAAAACAGTCCCAAAAGTATAACTCCTATGGATGTCATTACACAAGAGTAACTGGAATATGGCAGACAGTTTATCTTGAAGGTACAGGTAAGAACTATATTAAAAATTTTAGAATTTATCCTGATTATGATACAGGAAGAGTTTTATTTTTAGTTGAAATTGAAGGAATGGGTAATTTGAAGGTTGAAGTATATGCTGAAAATGAAAAATCTGTGGAAAAAGAGGCGTATGGAAGCAAATTCATTTTTTTAGAGACAGATATTAAAGATTTTATACCATGGAGTTTTGAAAATCCTTTTCTTTATGATGTCAGATTCTCTCTTTATTCAGATGGTAAAAAAGAGGATGAGGTATGTTCATATTTTGGTTTCAGAAAGATTGAGATAAGAGATAAAAAAATTTTTCTTAATAAAAAACCGATTTTTATGAGGATGGTTCTTGACCAGGGGTATTATCCTGATGGAATCTATACAGCACCTGATGAAAACTCAATTATAAATGATATAAAAATAGCAAAGGATATGGGATTTAATGGAGCAAGATTACATCAGAAAATTTTTGAACCAATATTCTTATACTGGGCTGATAAACTTGGATATCTTATATGGGGAGAGTATCCGAACTGGGGAATAAAAAATGGAATTAATCATGAATGTTTTGGAATTTTTGTAAAGGAATGGATAGAAAAAATTGAAAGAGATTTCAATCATCCTTCAATAATCGGTTGGTGTCCTTTGAATGAAACAAGTCCATCTCAGGATAACGAACTTGTAAGAACTTTATATAGGATTACGAAAAATATTGATAAAACAAGACCTGTTATAGATACTTCTGGATATGTTCATGTTGAAACAGATATTTATGACTGCCACAACTATAAACAGAATCCAGAAGAGTTTAAAAAAGATTTTGAGCCATTTAAAAAAAATGATACTATCTGGCAGAATTTTCCACAATTTGATGCTCCTTATAAAGGACAGCCATACTGGGTAAGTGAATATGGAGGGATATGGTGGGATGTTGAAGGAAAAAAGAATGGATGGGGATATGGAGAAAGACCAAAAACAGAAAATGACTTTATTGAAAGATACAGAAAACTTACTGAAATACTTTTAAATCATCCTAAAATATGTGGTTTCTGCTATACTCAACTTTATGATGTAGAACAGGAAGTTAATGGACTTTACACATATTCAAGAAAACCAAAATTCAACCCGGAAATAATAAGAAAAATAAATACTCAAAAAGCAGAAATAGAAAAATAATATGGAGGACGTTCTGCAAAGGGTTAGCACCCTTGGGCATGGGTCTAAAAAACCAATTTATATACGCAGTAACGTCCTCCATTTTTAATTATACCTTTAAGTTTCAAAAAGTAAACAGATATTGAAAAAAAGAAAAGAGATAGTAAAATAAAAGTAATGAAAAGTTATACTGAATACATCTGGTTCTGCACAGAAAAGAAAGTTGAGTTTATAAATATAACAGAAAAAGTTGAAGAAACAGTCAGAAAAAGCGGAATTAAAGAAGGATTATGTGTTGTAAATGCAATGCATATAACCGCAAGTGTTTTTATAAATGATGATGAAAGGGGGTTGCATTCTGACTTTCTTGACTTTCTTGAAAAACTTGCACCACACCAGCCAGTTTCAAAATACAGACATAATCTGACAGGTGAAACAAATGCAGACGCTCATTTAAAAAGAACAATAATGGGAAGAGAAGTTGTTATTGCAATTACAGATGGAAAACTTGATTTAGGTCCATGGGAACAGATTTTTTATGGTGAATTTGATGGACAGAGAAAAAAAAGAGTTTTAATAAAAATAATAGGGGAATAATATATGGAAAATCTATTTTTAGAACCAAAAGAAATATCTGAAAAACTTGTAAAAATAGGGATTAAAAAAGCAGAAGGAAACATCTTTGAACTTTTCTTTTTTGGAATCTTTGCAGGTATATATATTGGTTTTGGTGCTCAATGTGCATTAACAATTATGAGTGGTGGAACTCTTGACCCTAGATTTACTAAATTTCTTGCAGGAAGTGTTTTCAGTGTTGGACTTATGCTTGTTTTAATCCCGGGTGCCGAACTTTTTACTGGAAATCTTTTAATGACAATAGGACTTTTTGAAAGAAAATATAATTTTTTAAAACTTTTAAGAAACTGGTTGATTGTTTATCTGGGGAATTTTTTAGGGTCTATATTCTTAGCATATATTTTTGAAAACAGGTCTTTGTGGTAATTCTTCAACAGGTTTAACATCTATTGGAGAACTTGCTGTAAAAGTAGCAGAAACAAAAATAAATTTGAGTTTTACAGAAGCATTTTCAAGAGGAATTCTCTGTAATATGCTGGTATGCCTTGCAGTTATAATGTGTATTTCCTCTATTACAGTTACAGGGAAAATCTTCGGTATTTATTTCCCCATTATGACATTTGTTGCCTGCGGTTATGAACACTCAATTGCAAATATGTATTTCCTTCCAGTTGGTCTTATGGTAAAAGGTAGTTTTATTCGTGAATTTTATTCAATATGGAAAAATCTAATACCTGTGACTCTTGGAAATATAGTAGGAGGTCTTATAATAGTTGTCTTCCATCCAAAAATGCTTAAAAAAATTTTTTCAAAAAAACATGAATTTTGACCTGAACAGAAAAGATAAATTATAATTTCATACTATAGAAAGTGAGACAATATTTGTCCAGAATAAAAAAAATAGTTATACTTGATTATAAGGAATTCCAAGATTAACAAAGGAGAAACATATGGATAAAAAATATGAACTTGTGGTATGTGGAGGTGGGCTTGCTGGAGTTTGTGCTGCTATTGCTGGAAAACGACTTGGACTTTCTACCTGTATAATTCAGGATAGGCCTGTTTTTGGAGGAAACGCAAGTTCTGAAATAAGAGTTAATATTGGGGGTGCCTGTTCTTTTAATTCATGGGCAAGGGAAACAGGTATTATATCCGAAATATTTCTTGAAGAGAGAAAGAGAAATTTTGAGTATCATCGTACAACATGGAGTAATGGAATTCTTGATATTGTTTTATATGAGTTTTTGAGGAATGAAGGTGTTGAAATGTATTTGAATACTTCTGTTCGTAAGGCAATTATGAAGTCAAAGGATATAATTGAAGGTGTCTACTGTGTTCAACTTGGAAGCGAAAAAGAATTTATTATTTATGGTGATTATTTTATTGATGCGACAGGAGATGGAGTTGTTGGTTTTACTTCAGGAGCAGAATTCAGAATGGGAAGGGAGAGTAAATATGAGTTTGGAGAAGAACTTGCTCCTGAAAAAGAAGATATGGGGATAATGGGAAATTCTTTACTTTTCCTTGTGAGAGATACAGGAAGACCTGTTAAATATACACCACCTTCATGGGCGATTAAATTTGAAAAGGATGATATAACACTCAAAACAAGAGCACATACTTATAAACCAGGATACTGGTGGATAGAAATTGGTTATCCATTTGATACAATTTATGATAATGAAGAGATAAAACATAAACTTCTTGCGTATGTTTTTGGTGTATGGGACCATATGAAAAATGCAGAAGACCATGGATTTGAAAATTTTATTCTTGAGTGGGTGTGTATGGTGCCAGGAAAAAGAGAATCAAGAAGATTTATGGGTGATTATATTTTAAATGAAAATGATATAAAACAGAGAAAGAAATTTGAAGATGCAATTGCTTATGGAGGATGGTATATTGATTTACA contains these protein-coding regions:
- a CDS encoding aminotransferase class IV; the encoded protein is MKSEILLFNGKRIENEDLNFNDLRRGFLYGDGIFETLISINKKIFRFDQHWERMKKGAFICNLRMPDKKRIKKILSDNLEDGFYYIRLNLWRKRPDIFSPLKKKDSNFLIIIKKFRPYPERFYKEGIKCTISKEIRRNEKSVLSKIKSINFLENVILKIEAEKEKCDDIVVLDNVGYISEGSIANIFFVKNDIIYTPSLECGCLEGITRKIVFEICKKEKIKIKEGFFKPDFLKNCDEVFFTNTLMGIMPVREIKGYFKSKKFKYSEYFGKLYWKILKCAFVLSYFFLFLLPVFIFSTNFIFCWKKFVYNFKIS
- the pabB gene encoding aminodeoxychorismate synthase component I, translated to MKIFVENFPYINPEKFYLFICEYPFSFFMEVNWNKIEKYTICGFSPFLIFRSKKRNIEIKRYNQIKRLKNDPISELQKIFDSYKLSSEYFFLPGGFGFLSYDLGWQIEDLPDISEDDLNLPDIFICFYEMILVFDNYRKKAILISSNLEKDRHFNKKFVQIKKFLKKNIEKAKNLRNENPEFKIEKLSQNMSFSRYISSIEKIKNYIKEGDVYQINFSHRFEVKGEFRPYPLFLKLKKINPAPYSAYFNFDDFILISNSPELFLKKQGREIVTKPMKGTRRRLNDKKLDEKIKNDLLESKKDRAELIMIVDLERNDFGKICEYGSVKVKKLINLEKYKTVYQTTSTIEGKLRKDVNLEKIIKAIFPGGSITGAPKKRAMEIIEELEPTKRSFYTGSSGYFGFNENLQLNILIRTLLLKNNKIYYPCGGGIVWDSIPEKEYEETIVKARNLFLTIGIKEDEIRDFVI
- the rpiB gene encoding ribose 5-phosphate isomerase B, with product MKIGIASDHAGFELKNYLIENLKKEGCEVVDYGPEVKKVVDYPDYAEKVAKSILNKEIEYGILICGTGIGMDIVANKFKGIRAARCCSIYDAILARQHNNANILTLGGRLIGKELAFEIAKTFISTPFTKGRHLKRVNKIKRIENENFC
- a CDS encoding glycoside hydrolase family 2 TIM barrel-domain containing protein; this translates as MIPREEHPRPDFKRKEWINLNGSWDFEIDLSNTGIEKKYYLPEKKFKEKIIVPFPPESKLSGIENKDFMVSVWYKRKIAIPENWRNKRIFLNFGAVDFLTNVWINGEKIGTHIGGYTPFRFEITEFLKSENILVVNAYDDNRNFLQPCGKQSQKYNSYGCHYTRVTGIWQTVYLEGTGKNYIKNFRIYPDYDTGRVLFLVEIEGMGNLKVEVYAENEKSVEKEAYGSKFIFLETDIKDFIPWSFENPFLYDVRFSLYSDGKKEDEVCSYFGFRKIEIRDKKIFLNKKPIFMRMVLDQGYYPDGIYTAPDENSIINDIKIAKDMGFNGARLHQKIFEPIFLYWADKLGYLIWGEYPNWGIKNGINHECFGIFVKEWIEKIERDFNHPSIIGWCPLNETSPSQDNELVRTLYRITKNIDKTRPVIDTSGYVHVETDIYDCHNYKQNPEEFKKDFEPFKKNDTIWQNFPQFDAPYKGQPYWVSEYGGIWWDVEGKKNGWGYGERPKTENDFIERYRKLTEILLNHPKICGFCYTQLYDVEQEVNGLYTYSRKPKFNPEIIRKINTQKAEIEK
- a CDS encoding secondary thiamine-phosphate synthase enzyme YjbQ, whose amino-acid sequence is MKSYTEYIWFCTEKKVEFINITEKVEETVRKSGIKEGLCVVNAMHITASVFINDDERGLHSDFLDFLEKLAPHQPVSKYRHNLTGETNADAHLKRTIMGREVVIAITDGKLDLGPWEQIFYGEFDGQRKKRVLIKIIGE
- a CDS encoding formate/nitrite transporter family protein, producing MENLFLEPKEISEKLVKIGIKKAEGNIFELFFFGIFAGIYIGFGAQCALTIMSGGTLDPRFTKFLAGSVFSVGLMLVLIPGAELFTGNLLMTIGLFERKYNFLKLLRNWLIVYLGNFLGSIFLAYIFENRSLW
- a CDS encoding formate/nitrite transporter family protein, with protein sequence MKTGLCGNSSTGLTSIGELAVKVAETKINLSFTEAFSRGILCNMLVCLAVIMCISSITVTGKIFGIYFPIMTFVACGYEHSIANMYFLPVGLMVKGSFIREFYSIWKNLIPVTLGNIVGGLIIVVFHPKMLKKIFSKKHEF